The following nucleotide sequence is from Streptomyces pactum.
TTCGTCCGTCCGACGGTCCTGGTCTCCACCGACCCGGAGAACGAGATCTTCAGGGACGAGTACTTCGGCCCGATCCTGGGCGTCTTCGTCTACGACGACGAGAAGTACGACGAGATGCTGGAGCAGATGGAGTCGGTGTCCGCGTACGGACTCACCGGCTGCGTCATCGCGCAGGACCGCGCCGCCGCCGCGGCCACCTGCGAGAAGCTCCGCTTCGCCGCAGGCAACTTCTACATCAACGACAAGCCCACCGGTGCCGTGGTCGGTCAGCAGCCGTTCGGTGGTGGCCGCGCCTCGGGCACCAACGACAAGGCGGGCGCCAAGCAGAACCTGATGCGCTGGACCTCCACCCGCTCCATCAAGGAGACGCTGGTCCCGCCGACGGACTACCGCTACCCGCACATGGGCTGACCCCCGCACCCGGGCCGACCCGCCCGCGCCGTCCGGCGGACCCCGCCGGACGGCGCCCGGCCCGTCACGCGGCGGGCCGCCCCCGGCCCCCGGGGCGCCCCTGCCGCGCCCTCCGCCCCCTCGCCCGGTTCCGCACCGGTCGGGGGCGGTCGCGTTCCCGGCCGGGGCGGTCGGGTACCCGGTCCGGCACCCGGCGGCCGGGTTCCGGAAAACCGTGGACGGTCGCCGCCCGGTGGTGCTAACTTCTGCCAAGCAAGTAGTTGTGATTCACCGCAGTTAACGCGGCTCACCAATTTCCCGCCTCCGGGCGGGAGCGCGCGGAGCGCGCGAGCGAAGCCCCCGGGCGCAGGCCGGGGGCCGGACGGGGTCAGCCCCGCCCTCTGCGCCCAGGCACCCCCTGGCCCCCTCCGCCCGGACCGTCCGTCCGGGGCCCGGCCGGCGCATCGGATCGCCGGCCCGGCCCCCCGGGCGGGCGGCGGGCGGGGTGCGGCTGAGGTGCGAGGTGCCGGTGGGGCGCGTGGGGCGGGCGTGCGGGCCCTGAGGCCGTCGCCGTCTCAGATAGTAGGAAGTCCGAGTAATCGGGAGACAGCGCGGCGCCACTGACTTACGTTGGTGGAAGCCGAACGTCTCGCTCCATCGAGCGAACGCGGATGTGGCCCGGTGCGGGTCCAGGCGACCCCTGCCGCACCCAGGCCCCCGCCCCTTCCGGCATTTCCCCCTCTCGAACGCTCATCGCAAGAGGAGAGACGTGCTCATGGCCGAGACCGCCGTCCGCAGGCCCGCCCGGGTCGCCCGCCGCACCTCCGACGACACCGACCGCAAGAACGCCGCCGCCGCGCTCCAGCGCGCCCTGGACCGCCGGGACAACGGCGGCGCCTGGGGGCACCAGCCGCGCGGCTGACCCCCGCCCGCCCGTCCTGTACGTCCCGCCCGTCCGTCCGCCCGTCGCCCACGGCCGGACCGGCCCGGCCGTGGGTCCCGGCCGTCGTGCCGGCCACGGCCGTCCGGCCCGGACCCGGCCGCCCGGCTGAACCCGGGTGAACCGGCCGCGCCCCCGGCTCTCCGGGGGCGCGGCGCCGGTTCACCTGGAGCGCCGCACCGTGAAGTGGTCCACCCGTTCGCCGGACGCGGCGAGTGCGGTGACCCGCATCGCCGGGCGGCTCCCCGGCTCCACCTCCACGCTGAGGAAGGAGTGGCCGGTGTAGCGCACCCGCGACCAGGCCACCGTCTCCCGCTCCTTGTCCCCCTCCGGCGTCCAGTGGTAGCTGCGCACCTCCTCCGGCCCGGCCTCGTGGCCCAGATAGCTGTCGGGGGCGTCGAAGGAGTAGAGCTTGGCTCCGGCGCCGCCGGCCGTCACGTACACGGTGCCGTCGCGCACCGGGTCGGTGGTGGCGCCGATCGGGACCGGCCGGCCGACCGCGCCGTGGCGGATGGCGTCGGTCCGCTCGTAGACGTGGTTGTGCCCGTTGACCACCAGATCGACCCGGTGGCGGTCGAAGGCGGCGGCCCAGGCGTCCCGGACCCCGCCGTCCGAGGCGTGCGCGCCGGTGGTGGAGTAGGCGCAGTGGTGGAAGAAGACCACCAGGAAGTCCACGTCCGGGGTCTGCCGCAGCCGGCTCAGCCGGCGCTCCAGCCACCGGGTCTGCGCGCCGCCGCTCAACCCCCGGTTGGCGGGGATCTCGTGGCTGACGTCGTTGGCGTCGAGCGCCACCACGCCCACGTTGCCGTAGACGAACGAGTACGCCCCCGGCACCCGGCGCGGGTCCGGGCCGGACTCCGGCAGCGACCAGCGGGCCAGCTGCCCGCCGTAGCCGTCGGGGGAGTACCACGCCTCCATGTCGTGGTTGCCGGTGGTCACCATCCACGGCACCCGGGCGGCCACCGCCTCGGTCTGCGCCAGGAACCGGTCCCACAGCCGGGCGTCGTAGACGTCCGAACGGCCGCCGTGGCCGGTGCTGTCGGCGTAGGCGATGTCCCCGGCGTGCAGGTGGAACGCCGGGTCCCGGGCCAGGATCAGCCGGTCGCCGGCGAGCGCGCCGGGGCTGACGCCCTGGTCGCCGAAGGCGGTGAAGGTGAACGTCTCCGGCCGTGCCGGGGCGGTGCGGAAGGTGTGCAGGGCGGCGGCGCGGCGCGGGTCGGCCGGGTCGTACCCCTCGTGCCCGACCCCGTAGTGGTAGGTGACGCCCGGGCGCAGCCCGTCCAGCGCCGCGTGGAGGTAGTACTGCTCGACCGCCGGGGTCCGTCCGTCCAGCGCCGGGGTGTGCAGCGCGCGCACCTCGGCCCCGATCCGTTCCCCCAGGTCCCACGGGGTCAGCCCGACCCGGACGTACGGACCGCGCACCGGCCGCGGGACCTGCCAGGAGATCCGCATCTGGGTCCGCGGGTCGGCGCCGAACGCCAGGTGCCGGCCGAACGGCACCACCTCCCGGCCGGCCGCCCGCGAGGTGGCGGGCACGGCCGGCCGGGACGGGGACGGCGAGCCGGTGCCGCACCCCGCGCCGCCCAGCAGCGCCGCGCCGGCCAGGGTGCCCGCCCCGGCGGCCGACGCCCGCAGCACCCGGCGGCGGGAGAACCGCTCGCGCAGATAGGCGTGCTGCTCGGCCATCGGCAGCCGTGCCGCCAGCTCGTCCGGGACGCCGGTGCGGGGCAGATCGGCGGGGCGCTCGCCGCGCCGCGCCCGCCAGGGTGAGGCAGCCATGCGGCCGAATGTCCC
It contains:
- a CDS encoding purple acid phosphatase family protein, with protein sequence MAASPWRARRGERPADLPRTGVPDELAARLPMAEQHAYLRERFSRRRVLRASAAGAGTLAGAALLGGAGCGTGSPSPSRPAVPATSRAAGREVVPFGRHLAFGADPRTQMRISWQVPRPVRGPYVRVGLTPWDLGERIGAEVRALHTPALDGRTPAVEQYYLHAALDGLRPGVTYHYGVGHEGYDPADPRRAAALHTFRTAPARPETFTFTAFGDQGVSPGALAGDRLILARDPAFHLHAGDIAYADSTGHGGRSDVYDARLWDRFLAQTEAVAARVPWMVTTGNHDMEAWYSPDGYGGQLARWSLPESGPDPRRVPGAYSFVYGNVGVVALDANDVSHEIPANRGLSGGAQTRWLERRLSRLRQTPDVDFLVVFFHHCAYSTTGAHASDGGVRDAWAAAFDRHRVDLVVNGHNHVYERTDAIRHGAVGRPVPIGATTDPVRDGTVYVTAGGAGAKLYSFDAPDSYLGHEAGPEEVRSYHWTPEGDKERETVAWSRVRYTGHSFLSVEVEPGSRPAMRVTALAASGERVDHFTVRRSR